The genomic region AATTACTCAGATACCGGAACAAAGATATATTATTTCCGAATTTAATAGGTACTTCCAATGACACTTGACATCGTTCCAATTTTCTTCgcatatttgacatttgacaggcaATTTTGAACATTGTAGATCTGTTATTAAAGTGTCTTGGATTCCTCAAAACTTTTATAGTACATTAacacctagggaggtgaattcgtgaatgcttcagatcgcaggtgtttgtggcccgaaccgaatgtgagggccataaatatgcgatctggggctttacgaattaccgcccgtggtttgtctagaaagttttacgtcttgccttggccaggaagtgagatttacTCCTcacgtagcggggagaaaatcccacttacggccCAAGGGTGACGTAAAGATAATTACATGGTTtatcctaatttttttttcaaaacttagTACCTATCTTATTGTAAAAATCCAAGTGATGATCTTATTAGATGGGCTGCGTTATTCGAtagttcaataaaataaaattttgagaACATTTCCTGCagttatattttaattgcacaaaagaaaatcgTACAAAAGGCAGATTTAATTCTATGAGGCGTTCGCTACCAATCAACCTACGATGTTATTGATCATTTTtcaattataaaatgtataaaactgtCCATAAAATATTTAGATGAACCAATCGAGTTTTctcacatacagtcagcagcagaagttgctaagcgggcgaggtgttcaaaattacctttgacacgctcttattctcttaacaataaagtcgcgtctagataattttgaacacctcgcccgcttagcaatttctgctgctgactgtatgaacCTTTGTAGAAACAATATTACCGTAGACAGAGAGAGGTCAAGGATGAACGATAAAACTATGCCCAATCTGGGCATTGTCATATTTGATCAGCTAGACACGATTGATCATATCTTATTAATTAAGTACGTGATCGGATACACATAGTTACAGAAGTATTCTACAATACGGGGGCCTATTTGACACGAGAAAGTGACAGAAGGTGAGTGGTTAACCACAAGAAAACCGATGCAAATAATAAATGGCAACTATTACCCTCAGAAGTCAGAAGAACAATCTGTTTTGTCACAAcataaggcttagcacgcactgcggtttttaaaaagcggttccgctaccgcaaaaaatgtaacgtacggcattctttataagcgcacgcacgcaacttgctacattttgaccgcaaccgcaagaaaaaaaccgcagtgcgtgctaagcctaaaGTAGATGGCTCCTCGGCGGTGCCTACAGTGACTATCGAAAATCATTTATTGAACCAGACCAGGCGTTGGCCcagaataaaaaaagcggccaagtgcgagtcggactcgcccatgaagggttccgtatttaggcgatttatgacgtattaaaaaaaaaactacttactagatctcgttcaaaccaattttcggtggaagtttacatggtaatgtacatcgtatatattttttagttttatcattctcttattttagaagtcccctgtaacttctaaaataagagaatgataaaactaaaaaatatatacgatgtacattacatatgacgtattaaaaaaaactacttactagatctcgttcaatccaattttcggtggaagtttgcatagtaatgtacatcatatatttttttagttttatcattctcttattttagaagttacaggggagacacacacattttaccactttggaagtgtctctcgcgcaaactattcagtttagaaaaaaatgatattagaaacctcaatatcatttttgaagatctatccatagataccccacacgtatgggtttgatgaaaaaaaaatttttgagtttcagttggaaatatggggaaccccaaaaaattattgtttttttttctatttttatgtgaaaatcttaatgcggttcacagaatacatctacttaccaagtttcaacagtatagttcttatagtttcggagaaaagtggctgtgacatacggacggtcagacagacggacagacagacagacagacagacagacatgacgaatctataagggttccgttttttgccatttggctacggaaccctaaaaaaccctaaaaaagtatgaCAACTGCTCTTAAAATCATCTTTACATCTCTGGTTTAAAATCAAGTTAAGTTAACACGTTCGCAACGGCAAAGAATTTTTAAGACTTTCCCTGGGCACGGCACAGGGTCTGTTAGATCCGATGCATGACTTTATTCTATGGCGTTAACGGGTCGATAATAACCGTTGGGTATTCTCttaattaattgttattatCTACGTTTTTACGATGAATTatgcatatattttttaaataacatattCTTTGATAGTCAACCTAGTCACTATTCAATTTGTAGGTagattcattttaaaatgaaatagctGGACAAATAACAATTTGTCGGATCTCTTACACCCGATATCCGCACTGGCTGTTCAGATTGTCGATATTTTTGTAGTGTTGGGGGTAGAAATAAAACATCGATAtcgaaaaatattaattttaatatggtGATAGACTTATGTGATACCTACTAAAGACAATATTGCAACTAGTGAACAAGTAGTAACACTACTTAAAATatgttataaattttaattttttatttaaactaattttagttttacacaatattcatattatttttttataatgtccGTTTTTTTAGAATAAGAAACAAACGTAATCGACCATCATTTGTCTAATCTTAAAAAAACGGACTTCAAattgaatgtatttttttattataattgcaACGTCTGCCCGGTTGATGGGCTTGTGTAAATATTATTGGCAGATATGTTACGCTTACCAATAATTATCCTCCTGGCAGTTACATcctcttttttctttttaaccGTTTCATGTTCGTTTTCTTGTTTTTCactaaaaaacaatttttttctcGATTGCTTCATGATCGATAATTCACTAATTGTCACACCCACACACTTGGACTGCACTAGCTCAACTAGACTTTCATCTAGTACGGCTATCGGGTCATCGGGCATCGGATCTTGACGACCCGATGGCCGTACCAGATGAAAATTTTTTTCGCCCTGGTCGGCATGGGGTCGAAAGTAACCGATacgtattttattacctatattgcTTATATTCCAGTAGACATTGTCAAAACACTACCTATCCTTTTTTTACTCTTGCTACATCCAGAGATATCTATCCCGCACCAGCGTACGGAACAGCAAATTATCTCTCGCTTCGCTTTATATTTAGTATATTTTAAAGTTCTTACCATTGAACTCCTACaggataatttattaatttggcACGGGCGCGGTTAagcaaaaaaacttaaaattaggaTTCCTTAACGCAGGTTCTCTCGGAACTAGTCACAATGAGCTTATAGTTGCTGTTGAACAAAGTTATGTAGACATAATGGCCATCAACGAAACCTGGCTACACGATGGAGAGGAGGGGCGGGCGCCGGTCATACCTAACTATCGCCTGCGCCACATCCCGCGGCCGCGCTCCgtgcgcgcgcgcggcggcggcgtcggctTCTACGTCAAGAATGGAGTTGCGGCTCGACGCTGCGCCCACCCACCCGATATGGGAGTTGAACAGATGTGGCTCAAGTTATCAATTAATGGTTTGACTCTGTTAATAGGAACTGCATACCGACCGCCATGGTTAAGTATCGATACATTTATTGACGCAATGACTGATACTATTACTTCGTTTTCTAAATTTGATTATATTGTGTTAATGGGAGACTTCAATataaatttattgaataatgataGAAATGCCTCTAAGCTCAAActgttacttacttattttgatTTAACACAACATATTGACGTACCAACGCATTTTACTAACAATAGCAGTGCCTTAATAGACGTGATATGTAGTAATTGTCTCGTTACTAAAACTCAAGTAAATTATATTCCGACTTTGAGTCACCACGCATTCTTATCTTgcgaattaaatattaaaaaatgtaaacctctgccacaaaaaatatgttttagacCACTTAAGGACATTGATCAGGAA from Cydia amplana chromosome 19, ilCydAmpl1.1, whole genome shotgun sequence harbors:
- the LOC134656903 gene encoding uncharacterized protein LOC134656903, encoding MAINETWLHDGEEGRAPVIPNYRLRHIPRPRSVRARGGGVGFYVKNGVAARRCAHPPDMGVEQMWLKLSINGLTLLIGTAYRPPWLSIDTFIDAMTDTITSFSKFDYIVLMGDFNINLLNNDRNASKLKLLLTYFDLTQHIDVPTHFTNNSSALIDVICSNCLVTKTQVNYIPTLSHHAFLSCELNIKKCKPLPQKICFRPLKDIDQELFNRSIESIKWECISELMTVNDMVNTFNCVVLSLLDAYAPQKVILIRERSYPWITHTIKEMMRLRDEAHNTYKASGLDSDKLYYHELKKCVNKALFHETRAYFNQNINRNASNSRALWNNLKRTVRITKNSHESEIPSHLRDPERINLHFLEVPGNVAAPQSYLAKFETSRFHDSTFRLEPVGEDLVLKIIKTLKSSALGDDDN